A genomic window from Fibrobacterota bacterium includes:
- the argB gene encoding acetylglutamate kinase, which translates to MNQRPVVVKIGGSMAEDKKCLSELAADLVKLFSPNQPVALVHGGGKDINKNLQWLGQEPRFVDGLRFTDEAAMDMVEMTLSGRVNKLLVRLILEAEGRAAGISGVDGGLFSATPLREDGALGQVGSVTSCDPSLVQALWTGGFLPVVSPVSLGPDGQSWNVNADDSAAALAQALGARSLVYISDVPGVLDERMERIASLSPTDIEDLIARGVAKGGMIPKLRGCAATIATGVGTVRIAGWSGAGSLGRILAGQQGTIIQPVGASPIAQTA; encoded by the coding sequence GTGAACCAGCGCCCGGTGGTGGTGAAGATCGGCGGCTCGATGGCCGAAGACAAAAAATGTCTTTCCGAGCTCGCGGCGGATCTCGTGAAGCTGTTTTCCCCCAACCAGCCCGTGGCGTTGGTCCACGGCGGCGGGAAGGACATCAACAAGAACCTCCAGTGGCTCGGACAGGAACCGCGCTTCGTGGACGGTTTGCGCTTCACGGACGAGGCCGCCATGGACATGGTGGAAATGACCCTCTCCGGACGGGTCAACAAGTTGCTGGTGCGTCTGATCCTGGAAGCGGAAGGCCGTGCGGCGGGAATCTCCGGCGTGGATGGCGGATTGTTTTCCGCTACACCACTGCGCGAAGACGGCGCGTTGGGCCAGGTGGGAAGCGTCACCTCCTGCGACCCCTCTCTGGTGCAGGCCTTGTGGACGGGAGGCTTCCTTCCGGTGGTTTCGCCCGTCAGCCTCGGGCCCGACGGCCAATCCTGGAACGTCAATGCGGATGACTCCGCGGCCGCCCTCGCGCAGGCCTTGGGCGCGCGAAGCCTCGTGTACATCTCGGATGTTCCTGGCGTGCTGGACGAGCGCATGGAGCGCATCGCTTCGCTTTCCCCCACCGACATCGAAGACCTGATCGCGCGCGGCGTGGCCAAAGGGGGCATGATCCCCAAACTGCGCGGCTGCGCGGCCACCATCGCCACCGGCGTGGGCACCGTGCGCATCGCGGGATGGTCGGGCGCCGGATCGCTCGGACGGATTTTGGCAGGCCAGCAGGGCACCATCATCCAGCCCGTCGGCGCATCCCCGATCGCGCAGACCGCATGA
- a CDS encoding methionyl-tRNA formyltransferase — translation MRLVFLGTPQIAATCLEEIHRSGLHEIVAVGTHPDRPQRRGLKLLPTAVKETALRLGLPVIEVPDAKDPAFAQALTSLQADLLVVVAFVILPPAVLAATRLGAVNLHGSLLPRWRGAAPVQRSVEAGETVTGATVFRLDSGVDTGGIIATESVQVGPEETSGEVLGRLAALGGGLLLRALAHLQAHPEDRGLAQDPALATKAPKLFPEEGQIDWTLGAKAIHDKVRAFNPAPGAWTKPDGKLLKIWKTRPVTESVQVDIGHAIRLADGRVVAGCAEGALELVELQPEGRARQAGRDWFNGLRATGPVSLS, via the coding sequence ATGAGGCTGGTGTTTCTGGGCACCCCCCAGATCGCGGCCACCTGCCTGGAAGAAATCCACCGAAGCGGCCTCCACGAGATCGTCGCGGTGGGAACCCATCCGGATCGGCCGCAACGACGCGGTCTGAAGCTTCTGCCCACCGCCGTCAAGGAAACCGCCTTGCGCCTGGGCCTTCCCGTGATCGAAGTCCCCGACGCCAAGGACCCGGCCTTCGCCCAGGCGCTGACTTCCCTGCAAGCCGACCTGTTGGTGGTGGTCGCCTTCGTGATTCTGCCTCCCGCCGTTTTGGCCGCCACCCGGCTCGGTGCCGTGAACCTACACGGATCGCTGTTGCCGCGCTGGCGGGGCGCCGCACCGGTCCAAAGATCCGTGGAAGCGGGCGAAACCGTGACCGGCGCCACCGTGTTCCGGCTGGATTCCGGCGTGGACACGGGCGGGATCATCGCAACAGAATCTGTTCAGGTGGGGCCGGAAGAGACTTCCGGCGAAGTTCTGGGAAGGCTCGCCGCGCTGGGTGGCGGACTCCTGCTTCGCGCCCTGGCGCATCTGCAGGCCCACCCGGAAGATCGCGGTCTCGCGCAGGACCCGGCCCTGGCCACCAAGGCCCCGAAGCTCTTTCCGGAAGAAGGCCAGATCGACTGGACCCTGGGCGCCAAGGCGATCCACGACAAGGTGCGCGCCTTCAATCCCGCGCCCGGCGCGTGGACCAAACCCGACGGCAAACTCCTGAAGATCTGGAAGACACGGCCTGTGACGGAATCCGTCCAAGTGGATATCGGCCACGCCATCCGCCTTGCGGACGGTCGCGTGGTGGCCGGCTGCGCCGAGGGCGCGCTGGAACTGGTGGAGCTGCAGCCGGAAGGCCGCGCTCGCCAAGCGGGTCGCGATTGGTTCAACGGACTGCGGGCCACCGGCCCGGTCTCTCTCTCATGA
- a CDS encoding EVE domain-containing protein yields the protein MRHWLLKSEPDAYSWDTLVHEKTGRWDGVRNYMARNNLRAMSVGDQCLFYHSVKEKAVVGICQVSRTAYPDPTAETGDWSCVEVKPLKPLDRPVTLESIKAEHALAQIAMLKYNRLSVVPLTPEEFAHILEMGGVG from the coding sequence ATGCGCCACTGGCTTTTGAAATCCGAACCCGACGCCTATTCCTGGGACACCCTGGTCCACGAGAAGACCGGTCGTTGGGATGGGGTGCGCAACTACATGGCCCGAAACAACCTGCGGGCCATGTCCGTGGGAGACCAGTGCCTGTTCTACCACTCCGTGAAGGAGAAAGCGGTTGTCGGGATCTGTCAGGTCTCCCGGACCGCCTACCCCGATCCCACCGCCGAGACCGGGGACTGGTCGTGCGTGGAGGTGAAGCCCCTGAAGCCCCTGGACCGCCCCGTCACGCTGGAGAGCATCAAGGCCGAACATGCCCTGGCCCAGATCGCGATGCTCAAGTACAACCGACTCTCCGTGGTCCCGCTGACGCCGGAAGAGTTCGCGCACATCCTGGAAATGGGCGGCGTGGGCTAG
- a CDS encoding response regulator gives MNTLYLILSALVGGILLGGTASHLFLCRRRKVSDTRMQELVDSSQALAQEANRASAVKSEFLANMSHEIRTPLNGILGMADLLLESSLTPEQRRYMRLVRSSGRTLLALLNDILDVSKIEAGRMELDEVDFNPSEEIRKVAELLSLRASEKGVLFTCWIDSNLPPCLRGDAARLRQILSNLVGNAVKFTDRGLVKLEAKARRDGAQWLFEVIVSDTGIGIPPEKLQRLFQPFTQVDSSLSRKYGGTGLGLVISRRLARMMGGDVDVESELGKGSKFRMVVRLSEPKSAMAPDPSSLPEGSLEMLAGVASDFPEASNATFGGAPPSGAFRALVAEDNMVNQIVARKNLEALGLVVDVAGDGREALRCLTEHAYDIVFMDCQMPVMDGFEATKRLRDGDDCVDPSVPVVALTAHALSGDRERCLSAGMDDYLAKPFDPIQLRQKVQRWIPRIQLPVFRGSDSELSAGLDSLFDEVSLMGRVLGDTDIAHATIQMLLDEIPKWIQEIGICLERKDLARVVELAHTMKGSCGNGGLPALASEAAKLEAWGLQNSEQGGMAFHRNLVALWSESREHLRRFVNRSSH, from the coding sequence GTGAATACGCTCTACCTGATCTTGTCTGCGCTGGTTGGCGGAATCCTCTTGGGAGGCACGGCTTCCCACCTGTTTCTTTGTCGGCGGCGCAAGGTTTCCGACACCAGGATGCAGGAGCTGGTGGACTCCTCCCAGGCGCTGGCGCAGGAGGCCAACCGGGCCAGTGCGGTGAAGTCGGAATTTTTGGCCAACATGAGCCACGAGATCCGCACCCCCCTCAACGGGATTCTGGGAATGGCGGATCTGCTTCTGGAGTCCTCGTTGACTCCGGAGCAGCGCCGCTACATGCGACTGGTGCGCTCCAGCGGCCGGACCCTGCTCGCGTTGCTCAACGACATCCTCGACGTTTCCAAGATCGAAGCGGGACGCATGGAACTGGACGAGGTGGATTTCAATCCCAGCGAGGAAATCCGGAAAGTCGCCGAACTGCTGTCCCTGCGAGCGAGCGAAAAGGGCGTTCTCTTCACCTGTTGGATCGATTCGAACCTGCCGCCTTGCCTGCGGGGCGATGCGGCCAGGTTGAGGCAGATTTTGTCAAATCTGGTGGGGAACGCGGTGAAGTTCACCGATCGCGGATTGGTGAAGCTGGAAGCCAAGGCGCGGCGCGACGGTGCCCAATGGTTGTTCGAGGTGATCGTTTCCGACACGGGGATCGGGATTCCTCCGGAAAAGCTCCAGCGCCTGTTTCAGCCGTTCACCCAGGTGGACAGCTCCCTTTCGCGCAAATACGGCGGGACGGGTCTGGGATTGGTCATCTCGCGGAGGCTGGCCCGGATGATGGGCGGCGATGTGGATGTGGAAAGCGAATTGGGCAAAGGATCGAAGTTCCGTATGGTGGTCCGCCTTTCCGAGCCCAAGAGTGCGATGGCTCCCGATCCATCGAGTCTTCCGGAAGGAAGCTTGGAAATGCTCGCCGGGGTCGCCTCGGACTTTCCGGAGGCATCGAACGCGACATTCGGTGGTGCGCCCCCCAGCGGGGCGTTCCGGGCGCTGGTTGCCGAAGACAACATGGTCAACCAGATCGTGGCCCGCAAGAACCTGGAAGCGCTGGGATTGGTGGTGGATGTGGCGGGAGACGGGCGCGAAGCCTTGCGGTGCCTGACCGAACACGCCTACGACATCGTCTTCATGGATTGCCAGATGCCGGTGATGGATGGCTTCGAGGCGACCAAGCGCCTGCGCGATGGAGACGATTGTGTGGATCCCTCCGTTCCCGTGGTCGCCCTGACCGCCCATGCGTTGAGCGGCGATCGCGAGCGCTGCCTGAGCGCGGGAATGGACGACTACCTCGCCAAGCCCTTTGATCCCATCCAGCTGCGCCAAAAAGTGCAACGATGGATTCCTCGTATCCAACTTCCCGTCTTTCGCGGATCCGACTCGGAATTGTCGGCGGGTTTGGATTCGCTCTTCGACGAAGTGAGTCTGATGGGGCGGGTGCTGGGGGATACCGACATCGCCCACGCGACCATCCAGATGCTGCTGGACGAGATCCCCAAATGGATCCAGGAGATCGGAATCTGCTTGGAGAGAAAGGATCTGGCTCGCGTCGTGGAGCTCGCCCACACCATGAAAGGTTCCTGCGGCAACGGTGGCTTGCCCGCGTTGGCCTCCGAGGCGGCCAAGCTGGAAGCCTGGGGGCTCCAAAACAGCGAACAGGGAGGCATGGCGTTCCATCGGAATCTGGTGGCGTTGTGGTCGGAGAGTCGCGAACACCTCAGGCGGTTCGTGAATCGGTCCAGTCATTGA
- the purE gene encoding 5-(carboxyamino)imidazole ribonucleotide mutase, translating to MDKSAPLVGVVMGSRSDWETMKQATLMLQAMGIPYEAKVVSAHRTPDLLADYAKSARERGLRMIIAGAGGAAHLPGMLAAFGPVPVLGVPVQSKALSGVDSLHSIVQMPKGIPVATFAIGPAGAANAALFAAAVLAHDLPEVRQALDRFRTEQTRAVMEDAPLEEESP from the coding sequence ATGGACAAGAGCGCACCCCTGGTCGGGGTGGTGATGGGATCGCGAAGCGACTGGGAAACGATGAAGCAGGCCACCCTGATGCTTCAGGCCATGGGCATTCCCTACGAGGCCAAGGTGGTGTCCGCCCACCGAACCCCGGATTTGTTGGCCGACTACGCCAAATCCGCCCGCGAGCGCGGCTTGCGCATGATCATCGCCGGTGCAGGCGGTGCCGCCCACCTTCCCGGCATGCTCGCTGCCTTTGGTCCGGTTCCTGTTTTGGGTGTACCCGTGCAATCCAAGGCCTTGTCCGGGGTGGATTCGCTCCATTCCATCGTGCAGATGCCCAAAGGGATCCCCGTGGCCACCTTCGCGATCGGCCCCGCAGGCGCGGCCAATGCGGCTTTGTTTGCCGCGGCCGTGCTGGCCCACGACCTCCCCGAGGTCCGCCAGGCGCTGGACCGCTTCCGCACCGAACAGACGCGCGCGGTCATGGAAGATGCCCCCCTCGAGGAGGAATCTCCGTGA
- a CDS encoding 5-(carboxyamino)imidazole ribonucleotide synthase, whose amino-acid sequence MSVTPLLPGATLGILGGGQLGRYMAIVAQQRGYRVAVLDPQEDAPAHQVAHDRIVAAYDDPEALAKLAKICQAVTFEFENVPASSLEPFQKAGVRIHPGAKALAICQDRILEKTAINACGIETARWAPIRTEADLLGALERFGEMGILKTARSGYDGKGQAKVRGTAQAMQAWKSMGAVECVLEEIVPFAMECSVLAARDVEGNCFTHPVCENMHTHHILDVTVSPARVSESAARAMRSRTARIAQELDYVGHLAVEFFVLPDGEVLVNEIAPRPHNSGHLTIDTATASQFEEHVRCVTGWPVLAYEMNVQAAAMSNLLGDLWETGEPCWEKLAEHPNVRLHLYGKASARAGRKMGHITGWGENADEAERAVRDAREALKRASA is encoded by the coding sequence ATCTCCGTGACCCCGTTGCTTCCCGGCGCCACTCTTGGCATCCTTGGTGGCGGCCAATTGGGCCGTTACATGGCGATCGTGGCCCAGCAGCGCGGCTACCGCGTGGCGGTCTTGGACCCGCAGGAAGACGCACCCGCCCACCAGGTCGCCCACGACCGGATCGTAGCCGCCTACGACGATCCCGAGGCTCTGGCGAAACTGGCGAAAATCTGCCAAGCGGTGACTTTCGAGTTCGAAAACGTCCCGGCCAGCTCGCTGGAACCGTTCCAGAAGGCGGGAGTCCGCATCCATCCTGGCGCGAAGGCCCTGGCCATCTGCCAGGACCGCATTTTGGAAAAGACCGCCATCAACGCGTGCGGGATCGAGACCGCCCGTTGGGCCCCCATCCGAACGGAAGCAGACCTCCTTGGCGCCCTGGAGCGATTCGGCGAAATGGGCATTCTCAAGACGGCCCGCTCCGGTTACGACGGCAAGGGCCAAGCCAAGGTTCGAGGCACCGCCCAGGCGATGCAGGCTTGGAAATCCATGGGTGCCGTGGAATGCGTGTTGGAAGAGATCGTGCCGTTTGCCATGGAATGCTCGGTACTGGCCGCCCGCGACGTGGAAGGCAATTGCTTCACCCATCCGGTCTGCGAGAACATGCACACCCACCACATTTTGGACGTGACCGTGAGCCCTGCCCGGGTCAGCGAATCGGCAGCCCGCGCCATGCGATCGCGCACCGCCCGCATCGCCCAGGAACTGGACTATGTGGGGCATCTGGCCGTGGAATTTTTCGTGCTGCCCGACGGCGAAGTGCTGGTCAACGAAATCGCGCCTCGCCCCCACAACTCAGGGCATCTGACGATCGACACCGCCACGGCCAGCCAGTTCGAAGAACACGTCCGCTGTGTGACCGGCTGGCCCGTCCTTGCGTATGAAATGAACGTCCAAGCCGCGGCGATGTCCAATCTCCTTGGGGATCTCTGGGAGACGGGTGAGCCTTGCTGGGAAAAGCTGGCCGAACACCCGAACGTCCGGTTGCACCTCTACGGCAAGGCTTCGGCGCGGGCCGGTCGGAAAATGGGGCACATCACGGGATGGGGCGAGAACGCCGACGAAGCGGAGCGGGCTGTCCGTGACGCGCGTGAGGCGCTCAAGCGCGCTTCGGCTTAA
- a CDS encoding bifunctional (p)ppGpp synthetase/guanosine-3',5'-bis(diphosphate) 3'-pyrophosphohydrolase, with the protein MDSPEHPLDRALRLAVQVHAGTADRAGRPYLLHVLQVVAACRDDVEAATVAALHDVVEDSAVTCKDLREQGFSAAVVEAVDALTRRDGESYEDSIERASKHALSRRVKLADLESNLDVRRLSQVTSSDLGRLERYRKAWHLLTGLSRPA; encoded by the coding sequence ATGGATTCCCCCGAGCACCCCTTGGACCGGGCCTTGCGCTTGGCTGTGCAGGTTCACGCGGGCACCGCCGATCGCGCGGGCCGGCCTTATCTACTCCATGTTCTCCAGGTGGTCGCCGCTTGCCGGGATGATGTCGAAGCGGCCACGGTCGCCGCTTTGCACGATGTGGTGGAAGATTCCGCCGTCACCTGCAAGGATCTGCGCGAGCAGGGGTTCTCTGCCGCCGTGGTGGAGGCCGTGGACGCCCTGACCCGTCGAGATGGCGAATCCTACGAGGATTCCATCGAGCGAGCCTCCAAGCATGCCCTCTCCCGGCGTGTCAAGCTCGCCGATCTGGAATCCAACCTGGATGTGCGCCGGTTGAGCCAGGTCACATCCTCGGATTTGGGCAGGTTGGAGCGCTACCGGAAGGCTTGGCACCTTCTGACCGGATTGTCGCGCCCCGCTTAA
- the cysK gene encoding cysteine synthase A, whose protein sequence is MAVFEDNSLSIGKTPLVRLNRIVPAGSRVYAKIEGRNPAYSVKCRIGAALIWDAEQRGVLKRGMEIVEPTSGNTGIALAFVAASRGYPITIVMPETMSIERRKILKALGARIVLTEGPKGMKGAILKAEEIAASDRNRYFLPQQFENAANPEIHVKTTGPEIWEDLDGGMDVLVSGVGTGGTISGISKYFKQVRGKQILSVAVEPAESPVITQFRAGAEIKPGPHKIQGIGAGFIPKTLDTSIIDRVELVTSAEAIEFSRRLTAEEGILSGISSGAAALAASRLASDPAFAGKTIVVILPDSGERYLSGALFEGAFEGIDTAGAGAIL, encoded by the coding sequence ATGGCAGTGTTCGAAGACAACAGCCTTTCCATCGGCAAAACCCCTCTGGTCCGCTTGAACCGGATCGTGCCTGCGGGAAGCCGCGTGTACGCCAAGATCGAGGGCCGCAACCCGGCCTACTCCGTCAAGTGCCGCATCGGTGCCGCTCTGATCTGGGACGCGGAGCAGCGCGGCGTGCTCAAGCGCGGCATGGAAATCGTGGAACCGACCTCCGGCAACACGGGCATCGCCTTGGCCTTCGTGGCCGCTTCGCGCGGCTACCCCATCACCATCGTGATGCCGGAGACCATGTCCATCGAACGCCGCAAGATCCTGAAGGCGCTGGGCGCGCGGATCGTGCTCACGGAAGGCCCCAAGGGCATGAAGGGCGCCATTCTCAAGGCGGAAGAAATCGCTGCCAGCGATCGCAACCGGTATTTCCTCCCCCAGCAGTTCGAGAACGCCGCCAATCCGGAAATCCACGTGAAGACCACCGGCCCGGAAATCTGGGAAGACTTGGACGGCGGCATGGACGTGCTGGTGTCCGGCGTGGGAACCGGCGGAACCATCTCCGGAATTTCCAAGTACTTCAAGCAGGTGCGCGGCAAACAGATTTTGTCCGTCGCCGTGGAGCCCGCGGAAAGCCCCGTGATCACCCAGTTCCGCGCCGGAGCGGAAATCAAACCGGGCCCGCACAAGATCCAAGGCATCGGAGCCGGGTTCATTCCCAAGACTCTGGACACGTCGATCATCGACCGCGTGGAATTGGTGACCTCCGCCGAAGCCATCGAATTCAGCCGACGCTTGACGGCCGAAGAAGGCATCCTCTCCGGCATTTCCAGCGGCGCGGCGGCGTTGGCGGCATCGCGCTTGGCCTCCGACCCTGCCTTCGCCGGCAAGACCATCGTGGTGATCCTCCCGGACTCCGGCGAACGCTATCTCAGTGGCGCCCTGTTCGAAGGAGCCTTCGAGGGAATCGACACCGCCGGAGCCGGCGCGATCCTGTAA
- a CDS encoding M15 family metallopeptidase, translating to MPKFSLGATSKKELEGVHADLVKVVLRAIELTAQDFSVHDGIRTLEEQKKLVAAGASKTMESRHITGHAVDLVPFINGKLRWEWEPIYVIADAVRMAARELQIPIRWGGAWDVDFTNSTDSTEHLVAAYTQACIQQGKRAFTDGPHFELPKAKYP from the coding sequence ATGCCCAAATTTTCCCTTGGTGCCACATCGAAAAAGGAACTCGAAGGGGTTCACGCGGATCTCGTGAAGGTTGTCCTTCGCGCGATCGAGCTGACCGCCCAGGACTTCTCCGTGCATGACGGCATCCGCACGCTAGAAGAGCAGAAGAAGCTTGTGGCGGCGGGAGCCTCCAAGACGATGGAATCCCGCCATATCACGGGCCATGCGGTAGATCTTGTTCCGTTCATCAACGGCAAGCTTCGCTGGGAATGGGAACCCATCTACGTGATCGCCGATGCGGTGCGCATGGCGGCTCGTGAACTCCAGATCCCCATCCGCTGGGGCGGGGCATGGGACGTGGACTTCACCAATTCCACCGATTCCACCGAGCATCTGGTGGCCGCCTATACGCAGGCTTGCATCCAACAGGGAAAACGCGCATTCACCGACGGCCCGCACTTCGAGCTGCCCAAGGCGAAGTATCCGTAA
- a CDS encoding alkaline phosphatase has translation MIISAMLSGLLAASSAKAPKYVFLFVGDGMGLAQVSLAEAYRASVQGDSVGFHPTSFSKFPVVTLATTHCATRRVTESAAAGTALATGHKAGEGSLGLDAAGTSRPNLVDLAKAHGMAAGLATTVSVDHATPGAFYAHVSNRNEFHRIGRQATASPLDFLGGAPFLAPDSVGTPSLWKTASDSGFDTLHGRAALASRAKPRVMVFPAGSARASLPNALDRPSGDTTLRLADLVREGARILEKASTKGFFLMAEGGKIDWASHRNDARTVVDEVWDLDSAVQEAMAFAKRHPKEVLIVVTADHETGGLSLGAGATGYWTDFGLLRHQTLSQEAMEDSLMRMGSAAAFAEAPLFASLARWTGLGQRKRLELDAADSASLREALRIAKPKLRAQTLATLATRMLAAKAGIGWTSGAHTAIPVPVYAWGTGAEAFQGRLDNTEIHRRLALMISPPPK, from the coding sequence ATGATCATTTCCGCCATGCTGTCCGGTTTGCTCGCCGCCTCCAGCGCCAAGGCTCCCAAATACGTCTTCCTGTTCGTCGGCGATGGCATGGGCCTGGCCCAGGTGTCGTTGGCCGAAGCCTACCGTGCCAGCGTGCAGGGAGACTCGGTCGGATTCCATCCCACCAGTTTTTCCAAGTTCCCCGTAGTGACTCTTGCCACCACCCACTGCGCCACGCGCAGGGTCACCGAATCCGCCGCCGCGGGCACGGCCCTGGCCACCGGCCACAAGGCGGGCGAAGGAAGCCTGGGACTGGACGCTGCGGGAACATCCCGCCCCAACCTGGTGGACCTCGCCAAGGCGCACGGGATGGCCGCCGGCCTGGCGACGACAGTATCCGTTGATCACGCCACGCCCGGGGCCTTCTACGCCCATGTCTCCAACCGCAACGAATTCCATCGGATCGGGAGGCAGGCAACCGCCTCCCCATTGGATTTCCTGGGCGGCGCGCCGTTCCTTGCGCCGGATTCTGTCGGGACACCGAGCCTTTGGAAGACCGCGTCGGATTCCGGCTTCGACACCCTCCACGGCAGGGCCGCGCTGGCATCTCGGGCCAAGCCTCGCGTGATGGTCTTCCCCGCCGGCTCCGCCCGCGCCTCGTTACCCAACGCGCTCGATCGCCCCTCGGGGGACACGACGCTGCGGCTGGCCGATCTGGTGCGGGAGGGCGCGCGCATCCTGGAAAAGGCCTCCACCAAGGGATTCTTCCTGATGGCCGAGGGCGGCAAGATCGACTGGGCCTCCCACCGAAACGACGCGCGCACCGTGGTCGACGAGGTCTGGGATCTGGATTCGGCCGTGCAGGAGGCGATGGCCTTCGCCAAGCGCCACCCCAAGGAAGTGCTGATCGTGGTGACGGCCGACCACGAAACCGGAGGACTTTCCCTGGGCGCGGGAGCCACCGGCTACTGGACAGATTTTGGCTTACTGCGCCACCAGACCCTGAGCCAGGAGGCGATGGAAGATTCCCTGATGCGCATGGGCTCCGCGGCAGCGTTCGCCGAAGCGCCCCTCTTCGCTTCGCTTGCTCGTTGGACGGGACTCGGACAGCGAAAGCGCCTGGAGCTGGACGCGGCGGACTCCGCGAGCCTGCGCGAGGCCCTCCGGATCGCGAAACCCAAGCTCCGCGCGCAGACCTTGGCGACGCTCGCCACGCGGATGCTCGCCGCCAAGGCGGGGATCGGCTGGACCAGCGGAGCCCACACCGCGATCCCCGTGCCCGTCTACGCCTGGGGCACCGGCGCCGAGGCCTTCCAAGGAAGGCTCGACAACACCGAGATCCACCGCAGGCTCGCGCTTATGATTTCCCCGCCGCCGAAATGA